In Serratia liquefaciens ATCC 27592, the genomic stretch CGTATTCCGGCGTAGTGGTGATGCGCAATACGCCGCTCAGTCCATGGTGATCCCGACGTACGTCATCCAAGAGGTTTTCCGCATCCTGCAACAACCGCAGACAACGTTGATAAAAACGTTCGCCGGCGTCGGTCAGTGCCAGCCGTCGGGTGCTGCGCACCAGCAGCGACACCCCCAGTTCGCCCTCCAGCTGTTTGACATTGAAGCTGACCACCGCCTTGGTTTGCCCCAACGCCACCGCAGCAGCGGTGAAACTGCCGGCGTCCACCACGGCCACGAAGATAGCCAAACGCTGCAGGTTAAGCATGTTGTCGCCCCTTATTGTCAAAATAATTTTGACAGTGTAATCGCTCGTAGCCGATTTATCCGCACTTTCCCGCCCGTTACACTGCTGGCCTTCAACCGGAGGCACCATGCCCTATCGCATCAAAGTCGCAATCGTCTACCTGCTCGGATTTTTTGTCGATCTGATCAACATGTTTATCGCCAACGTCGCTTACCCCTCAATCGGTCATGCGCTGCAGGCTTCGGTCGGTGAATTGGCCTGGGTCAGTAACGGCTACATTCTCGGCCTGACGCTGGTGATCCCGCTCAGCGCCTGGTTAGCGCAGCGCATTGGCGGACGGCGGGTGTTTTTGCTGTCGTTAACCTTGTTTATGCTGGCAACGGCGGCGGCGGGCTATGCCGATTCCATCGGCGAACTGGTTGGCTGGAGAGTGCTGCAGGGTATGGGCGGCGGGTTGCTGATCCCGATCGGCCAAACGCTGACCTACCAACTGTACCGTAGCCATGAGCGCGCGGGGCTTTCCGCCGCCATTATGCTGGTAGGCCTGCTGGCCCCAGCACTGTCACCGGCATTGGGGGGGCTTATTGTCGACCGGCTCGACTGGCGCTGGGTGTTCTTTGCCAACCTGCCGCTCGCCGCGCTGGCGCTGCTGTTGGCCGCACTCTGGCTGCGCCCTCAGGCACCCGATCCGCAACGTCGACCGCTCGAGATCAAGGGGTTGCTTAGCGCCTGTACGGCCCTGACGCTGATCTTACTGGGCCTCACCCGACTGGGGGAAAACGGAGGCCTTGCGCAAGGCGCGTTACTGTTGGCCGCAGGAGCGATCGCCTTGACCTATTTCCTGCGCCGTAGCCTGCGCATTACCCACTCTTTGCTGAACCTGCGCCTGGTTCAGGATCCTCTGTTGCGCACGTCGATGATGATTTATCAGTGCATCCCCGGCCTGTTTATCGGCGTCAGCCTGATCGCCATGCTGTATTTGCAAAATCAGTTGGGCATGCGTGCCGCGCAGGTCGGCAGCCTGATGCTGCCCTGGTCGCTGGCCTCGTTCCTGGCCATCACGTTGACCGGCAGAAAATTTAACCATTTTGGCCCGAAACCGCTGTTTATCTTCGGCTGTCTGCTGCAAGGGTTGGGCATTTTGGCGCTGTCGCAGATTGCGCACGCTGGGGATTACGGATTGCAGGTTGCGGCCTTCGCTCTGATGGGCTTTGGCGGCAGCCTGTGCAGCAGCACCGCGCAGAGCAGCGCCTTTTTGCATATTGCCGATGAGCAATTGGCCGACGCCAGTGCGCTGTGGAATATCAACCGACAGCTCAGCTTCTGCCTGGGTGTCGCCCTGCTCAGCTTACTACTCAACCTGCTGCTGGAACATTTTACCCCCGCCGTCGCCTACAAAAGTTGTTTTTACCTGGCCGCCGCCAGCACGCTGATCCCCATGCTGCTGTGCCTGCGCATCGCAAACCGCGCCATAGTGCGCCGTCTCAATACTCAACAGGAACACCAATGAACCAATATTTTACCGAAGTGATCGACGCACACGTCGCCATTGAAAACTGGCTTGAAAAAGGGGCCGGAGATGAACAGGGGCTGTTGGCACGTTTTGATCCCGCCTTCAGCATGATCGCGCTGAACGGCAGCCGACTCGATTTTGACGCACTGAGCGCGTTTTTCCGTGCGCATCGGGCCGCCAAACCAGGGTTGGCAATCAGCATAGAGGAGATGACGTTGGTGGCCGAATGGCCGACGGGAGCGGTGGTCAGCTATCGCGAGAAACAGAGGCTGCCTGGACAGGCGGCGACGCTGCGCAACTCCACCGTGGTGTTTGAACAAACCGAAACCGGGCTGGGCTGGCGACACCTGCATGAAACGCCCATCGCGCAGTAATCAGAGAAAACCGTCGGCCAGAAACAGTTCCCAGGCCACGATCAGCCCACACAGGGTGACGGCGCTGAAAATCACTTCGAACAGATAGCGATTGATCATCATGAGCTAGCCCTCAAAAGAAGACACCCGGCCAAGCCGGGTGTCTCAATAACGTCGGGATGATGCGGCCCCCTCAGGCACCGCATTCCTCACTCAATTAAGCGGCTGGAGTTGCTGCTTTTTTGGTGGCTTTGTGGTGTTTTTTAGCGGCCTGAGCTTTCTGCACTGGCGCTTTTTTGTGGTGTTTTTTAGCAGCCTGGGCTTTTTGAGCTGGCGCTTTTTTGCTTACTTTGTGGTGAGTTTTAGCAGCCTGAGCTTTCTGTGTTGGGGCTTTTTTGCTTACTTTTTGGTGCTTTTTAGCGGCCTGAGCTTTTTGAGCTGGGGTTTTCTTGGTGGCTTTGTGGTGCTTTTTAGCCGCCTGGGCTTTCTGAGCTGGGGCTTTCTTGGTCGCTTTGTGGTGCGCTTTCTTATGATGAGTGGCTTTAGCAGGAGCCTTCTCAGCAGCAGCTGGCGCAGCGGTAGTGGTGGTTGCAGCCGGAGCAGCCGCTGCCGGAGCTGCAGCAGTATCAGCAGCGAAAGCAACAGAAGACAGACCCATGGTGGCAGCAACGATCAGGGCTAATACTTTTTTCATCTTTAATTCCTCAGAGTGTTTTTTCAGTAAGCCCCGTTGGGCCGTTGAAGCAGATACTAGAGGAATCGATGAGCCGCTTCCGTGAGTGATTGGTTTCGCCGAGTAACCAAATGTACAACACAGACAGGCATCGCCGGTGACGTTATCCCACCAGGTATTTTACCGTGATCGCCGGCACATTTTGAGAAATGGTCTACACTTAAGAGACATGTGTCAAAAACGGAGAGTCGAATGTTTAAGAAATCAGAAAAAGTAGAACGCGACATTGATCAGGACGTCACTCTTTTGGCTGATACATTGGATGAGGTGCTACGTGCATCCGGTGACAAAACCAAAGAGGAACTGAAAGAGCTGCACAGCAAAGCCAAAGGCGTGTTACGCGACGCCCGTGCTCGCTTCAATGGTTCCAGCAATCTGACACAGCACGCCCGCGATGCCGTCGAACAAGCCGACAGCTACGTGCGCGACAAACCTTGGCAGGGCGTAGGGATCGGGGCCGCGGTTGGCATCGTCCTCGGCGTTCTGCTGGCCCGGCGTTAACACCCCTTGCAGTCATAAAGATAAAACAACAGATGTGCGTCTGGCCCGTGGGAAACCGCGGGCCGTTTAATTTGTGGCTTCAAACAACTCGGCTAGCCTGGCCACTGCCCGCTCAGCCTCGCTCTGCTGGGTAAAGTTGGCAAACCCCATCAGCAGGCCATCTCCCGCCGCACTGGCTATGTGCCAATCCGAAAGTGCCTGTATCGACAACCCGCGTTGCCAGGCCTCTTGCGCGATCCTCCGATCCAAGCCTTTTGCCGTCAATCGTGCCAGTAATTGAATGCCCCCGGCCTGCGACGATACCGTCAAATACTCCCCCAGCTGTCGTGCAAGCGCCTGCGCCAGCCATTCACGGCGCTGGCGATAGAGAGGCCGCATACGTTTCAGATGGCGATAGAAATGCCCCTGATGGATAAAATCAGCCACGCTGGCCTGCATCAGTGGCGGGCAGCCGCAACCGCGTAACCGGCTGCTGCGTCCAAAAGCGTCCACCTGTTCAAGCGGCACGACCAAATAAGCCATACGCAGTGCCGGAAACAAGGTTTTACTGAAAGTCCCGGCGTACAGCACCCTGCCCTGACGATCGAGACTTTTCAACGGCGGCAGCGGCCGACCATGATAACGAACCTCGCTGTCGTAATCGTCTTCAAGTATCCATGCCCCCTGCTGCTGTGCCCACTCCAGTAAGGCCATGCGCCGCGCCAGGCTAAGCGAGACGCCCAGGGGACTCTGGTGGGTCGGCGTCAGCACCGCCATGCGTGCTCGAGGTGCAGCGGCAACACCGACGGCGATATTCATCCCCTGCTCATCAACCGGCACGGCCACCGGCTGCATGCCGGCGGCGCGAAATAGCGGTAGGGTCACCGGGTAGCCGGGGTCTTCCAGCCACACCTCGTCACCGGTCTTGAGTAAAGTGCCGATCACCAAATCCAGCAATGCCTGATAGCCGGCACAAATAAAAACCTGTTCCGGTCGACAATTGATACCACGCGAAAGCTGCAAATAATTCACGATCGCCGCGCGCAGCTCTGGCAACCCTTGAGTTGACGGATGAGCCATGGCCGCCAAAGGAGCAGTACGCAATTGGCGACCGACAATCCGCTGCCATAGTGCGCGCGGGAAAGCATCCAGCGCCGGCAACCCCAATTGAAAAGGCTGCGTCGCACCACTCGGATGCAATGGATTAGCCGCCACCGCTGGCAACACTTCCGTCGTCAATGCTGCGCGTACCGGCAGATTCTGCAACTGCGGCGAAACATAAGTGCCAGCCTGTCCCCGGCTTTGCAGAAAACCTTCGGCGATAAGTTGGCCGTAAGCGCTTTCCACCGTGGCCCGCGCCACGCCCAGATCGCTCGCCAGCCCACGCACCGAAGGCAGCCGACTGCCCGCCTGCAGACTTCCTTGCGCAATGGCGTCTTTAATCCGCAGATAAATCTGCCGGTACAAAGGATCTGCGAGCTGAGCATCCAGCCGTAAAGAGGAGAGAAACGGACGCATCATGGCCTGGTTAAATAATTATTTTATGGCTCTATAGCATAGTCCATATCGCCTTTAAAGTAGCCTCATTATTCTGCTGTTCGCTAACTGAGGTTGACCATGATTAAGCAACGTTTGAAATATTCCGAACTCTCTCCCGCCCCTTACAAAGGCATGGTGACCGCCCTGATGGCACTGGAGAAAGGCGCGCTGGACAAGGCGACAATTGAGCTGATGTTTATGCGCGTATCGCAGATTAACGGCTGTGCCTACTGCCTGGATATGCATGGTAAAGCACTGAGAGAAAGTGGCGTTGACAACGCCAAGCTGGACCAACTTGCGGGCTGGCGCGTGAGTCATGCGTTCAGCGACCGCGAGCGCGCGGCGCTTGAGTGGGCAGACTCCGTGACCCTGATCGCCGCAACTGGCGCACCGGACAGCGCGTTTGAAGCGCTGCAGACGCACTTTAGCGAGGCGGAAATTGCCGATTTAACCTTCGCCATCAGCATCATGAACGCCTTTAACCGCCTGGCCATCAGCATGCGTCAATGACGAAACCGCACTTTCCCCCCTCTCGCCCGAGAGGGGTTTCCCGCCAACAACCGCCAAAAAAAATTTTTCCCTCTGCTTTTCCAGCCCTGATGCGGCTTCGACGCGAACCCTGCCAAAACACCATATATAGCGTGGTTGATAAATTAAATATCCACATATAGTATTTAACCCATCAACCGCAGGGAACATGTAGCGGTTGGTAACGCCGTCAGAAACGCCGTTCAATGCTCCGTTATCTGACCTGTCCGCCTTTCCTTCAGCCTAAAAGGTAAATGCGAATCATGAGCATTATTATTTACAGTAAACCGGACTGTGTCCAGTGCAACGCCACCTATCGCGCATTCGATAAACAAGGGATTGGTTATCAGGTGATCGACCTCACCCAGGATCAGCAGGCGCTGAACCATGTTAAATCCCTTGGCTATCAGCAAGTTCCGGTGATTATCGCCGGTGAAGATCACTGGTCTGGCTTCCGGCCGGACAAAATCGGCGCGCTGGCCCACGCCCTGGCGTCCTGAGGTTGCCCATG encodes the following:
- the asr gene encoding acid resistance repetitive basic protein Asr, which translates into the protein MKKVLALIVAATMGLSSVAFAADTAAAPAAAAPAATTTTAAPAAAEKAPAKATHHKKAHHKATKKAPAQKAQAAKKHHKATKKTPAQKAQAAKKHQKVSKKAPTQKAQAAKTHHKVSKKAPAQKAQAAKKHHKKAPVQKAQAAKKHHKATKKAATPAA
- a CDS encoding DUF883 family protein, whose product is MFKKSEKVERDIDQDVTLLADTLDEVLRASGDKTKEELKELHSKAKGVLRDARARFNGSSNLTQHARDAVEQADSYVRDKPWQGVGIGAAVGIVLGVLLARR
- a CDS encoding MFS transporter — protein: MPYRIKVAIVYLLGFFVDLINMFIANVAYPSIGHALQASVGELAWVSNGYILGLTLVIPLSAWLAQRIGGRRVFLLSLTLFMLATAAAGYADSIGELVGWRVLQGMGGGLLIPIGQTLTYQLYRSHERAGLSAAIMLVGLLAPALSPALGGLIVDRLDWRWVFFANLPLAALALLLAALWLRPQAPDPQRRPLEIKGLLSACTALTLILLGLTRLGENGGLAQGALLLAAGAIALTYFLRRSLRITHSLLNLRLVQDPLLRTSMMIYQCIPGLFIGVSLIAMLYLQNQLGMRAAQVGSLMLPWSLASFLAITLTGRKFNHFGPKPLFIFGCLLQGLGILALSQIAHAGDYGLQVAAFALMGFGGSLCSSTAQSSAFLHIADEQLADASALWNINRQLSFCLGVALLSLLLNLLLEHFTPAVAYKSCFYLAAASTLIPMLLCLRIANRAIVRRLNTQQEHQ
- a CDS encoding carboxymuconolactone decarboxylase family protein — encoded protein: MIKQRLKYSELSPAPYKGMVTALMALEKGALDKATIELMFMRVSQINGCAYCLDMHGKALRESGVDNAKLDQLAGWRVSHAFSDRERAALEWADSVTLIAATGAPDSAFEALQTHFSEAEIADLTFAISIMNAFNRLAISMRQ
- the pdxR gene encoding MocR-like pyridoxine biosynthesis transcription factor PdxR; translated protein: MMRPFLSSLRLDAQLADPLYRQIYLRIKDAIAQGSLQAGSRLPSVRGLASDLGVARATVESAYGQLIAEGFLQSRGQAGTYVSPQLQNLPVRAALTTEVLPAVAANPLHPSGATQPFQLGLPALDAFPRALWQRIVGRQLRTAPLAAMAHPSTQGLPELRAAIVNYLQLSRGINCRPEQVFICAGYQALLDLVIGTLLKTGDEVWLEDPGYPVTLPLFRAAGMQPVAVPVDEQGMNIAVGVAAAPRARMAVLTPTHQSPLGVSLSLARRMALLEWAQQQGAWILEDDYDSEVRYHGRPLPPLKSLDRQGRVLYAGTFSKTLFPALRMAYLVVPLEQVDAFGRSSRLRGCGCPPLMQASVADFIHQGHFYRHLKRMRPLYRQRREWLAQALARQLGEYLTVSSQAGGIQLLARLTAKGLDRRIAQEAWQRGLSIQALSDWHIASAAGDGLLMGFANFTQQSEAERAVARLAELFEATN
- the nrdH gene encoding glutaredoxin-like protein NrdH, whose protein sequence is MSIIIYSKPDCVQCNATYRAFDKQGIGYQVIDLTQDQQALNHVKSLGYQQVPVIIAGEDHWSGFRPDKIGALAHALAS